One region of Catenuloplanes indicus genomic DNA includes:
- a CDS encoding serine hydrolase — protein MWRTTEIPAVNLHSTATALARLYSLLPEILPPSLMTSLTTASYTGFDVVLNRDVSWTLGMQLEPDGSWGMGGIGGSCAFTDPTRNYSFAYVTHHLSDSHRVDHLVDTLNELL, from the coding sequence CTGTGGCGCACTACCGAGATTCCCGCCGTCAACCTGCACAGCACGGCGACCGCGCTGGCCCGCCTCTACTCGCTCCTCCCCGAGATCCTCCCGCCGAGCCTGATGACCTCACTGACGACCGCGTCCTACACCGGTTTCGACGTCGTCCTGAACCGCGACGTCAGCTGGACCCTCGGCATGCAGCTGGAACCGGACGGCAGCTGGGGAATGGGCGGGATAGGTGGGAGTTGCGCTTTCACCGACCCCACCCGCAACTACTCCTTCGCCTACGTCACCCACCACTTGTCCGACTCCCACCGAGTCGACCACTTGGTCGACACCCTCAACGAACTCCTTTGA
- a CDS encoding ABC transporter substrate-binding protein, whose amino-acid sequence MGTHRMRTTLGLLLVVGLGFGTTACGAGSSDDTEDGGKVTLVINGLPPATEAATHQRFLDNVAEFEKLNPDIDLDPREGKMDPQTFAAKLAGGQLEDVFYVYFTDPATLIAKRQVANISDYLGDFPVTSQIKPEVLRVFQDDKGATYGLPYKNYSMGLLYNRELFTKAGLDPENPPRTWAGVREAAKKITALGDGHVGYGDYSKSNTGGWHFTTEIYSLGGEVAVNDGGTWKAAFNGPPGRQVLQQLKDMRWTDNSMGERQLLEWADLLQMMGSGKLGMYVATADNIPTIVNQYKGRYETYGLGPIPGGAGTLGGGEGYMFNAKASPAKIRAGLKWLTFWFTSAERFDAENKWAADNKNPVGLPEPAIFTGAAAQLQETADAKYANVPQQNYAPFKAAMPSIPVKLEPPNAQQIYAVLDVAMQKVLTDRNANVDQLLADAETQVNQILASVR is encoded by the coding sequence ATGGGCACACATCGGATGCGGACGACTCTCGGGCTCCTGCTGGTCGTCGGGCTCGGATTCGGCACCACCGCGTGCGGTGCCGGTAGCAGCGACGACACCGAGGACGGCGGCAAGGTCACCCTGGTGATCAACGGCCTGCCGCCGGCCACCGAGGCCGCCACCCACCAGCGCTTTCTCGACAACGTGGCCGAGTTCGAGAAGCTGAATCCGGATATCGACCTCGACCCGCGCGAGGGGAAGATGGACCCGCAGACGTTCGCCGCGAAGCTCGCCGGCGGTCAGCTCGAGGACGTCTTCTACGTCTACTTCACCGACCCGGCCACCCTGATCGCCAAGCGGCAGGTGGCGAACATCAGCGACTACCTGGGCGACTTCCCGGTCACCTCGCAGATCAAGCCGGAGGTGCTGCGCGTCTTCCAGGACGACAAGGGCGCCACCTACGGCCTGCCGTACAAGAACTATTCGATGGGTCTGCTCTACAACCGCGAGCTGTTCACCAAGGCCGGGCTCGACCCGGAGAACCCGCCGCGCACCTGGGCCGGCGTGCGGGAGGCGGCCAAGAAGATCACCGCACTCGGCGACGGGCACGTGGGCTACGGCGACTACTCGAAGAGCAACACCGGCGGCTGGCACTTCACCACGGAGATCTACTCGCTCGGCGGCGAGGTCGCGGTGAACGACGGCGGCACCTGGAAGGCCGCTTTCAACGGGCCGCCGGGCCGGCAGGTCCTGCAGCAGCTCAAGGACATGCGCTGGACCGACAACTCGATGGGTGAGCGGCAACTGCTGGAGTGGGCCGACCTGCTCCAGATGATGGGCTCCGGCAAGCTCGGCATGTACGTGGCGACCGCGGACAACATCCCGACGATCGTCAACCAGTACAAGGGCAGGTACGAGACGTACGGGCTCGGCCCGATCCCGGGCGGCGCGGGCACGCTCGGCGGCGGCGAGGGCTACATGTTCAACGCGAAGGCCTCGCCCGCGAAGATCAGGGCCGGCCTGAAGTGGCTGACGTTCTGGTTCACCAGCGCGGAGCGGTTCGATGCGGAGAACAAGTGGGCCGCGGACAACAAGAACCCGGTCGGGCTGCCGGAGCCGGCGATCTTCACGGGTGCGGCCGCACAGTTGCAGGAGACCGCGGACGCGAAGTACGCGAACGTGCCGCAGCAGAACTACGCGCCGTTCAAGGCCGCGATGCCGAGCATCCCGGTGAAGCTGGAGCCGCCGAACGCGCAGCAGATCTACGCGGTGCTGGACGTGGCGATGCAGAAGGTGCTCACCGACCGCAATGCGAACGTGGACCAGCTCCTCGCGGACGCGGAGACGCAGGTCAACCAGATCCTGGCGTCCGTCAGGTGA
- a CDS encoding glycoside hydrolase family 13 protein: MSTWWRDAVIYQVYPRSFADGNGDGIGDLAGVRAHLDHLVDLGVDAIWFSPWYPSPQADAGYDVADYRDIEPIFGTLAEAETLIAEAHAHGLKIIIDIVPNHVSSAHPWFQAALASPDAPERELFWFRPGPSRPTDWEGEFGGPTWTQTADGAWYLHLFDKAQPDLNWNHPRVREEHLDILRFWLDRGVDGFRVDSAALLVKDPALPPVSPGSPHPFHDLDGVHEIYRSWRRLIDSYGGDRTLIGEVWLPSPERFARYLRPDEMHSAFNLEFLCSPWDATRLREIIDETIRVHEPLGAVATWVLSNHDVTRPVTRYGRAETGFSFAAKREGTPTDLRLGTVRARAAALLSLALPGAAYLYQGEELGLEEVEDIPPALRQDPMWHRSGHRDPGRDGCRVPLPWSGEEPPFGFGAGTPWLPQPHAWKDRTVAVQRADPASMLSLYRSALRLRRSVPAAPLVWLDSAPDVLAFRRGDFACVANLSAVPVPFDGDVRLASGPLEDGLLPPDTTVWLAL; this comes from the coding sequence GTGAGCACATGGTGGCGTGACGCGGTGATCTACCAGGTTTACCCGCGCAGCTTCGCGGACGGCAACGGGGACGGGATCGGTGACCTGGCGGGCGTGCGCGCGCACCTCGACCACCTGGTCGACCTCGGCGTGGACGCGATCTGGTTCAGCCCGTGGTATCCGTCGCCGCAGGCGGACGCCGGCTACGACGTGGCCGACTACCGGGACATCGAGCCGATCTTCGGCACGCTCGCGGAGGCGGAGACGCTGATCGCCGAGGCGCATGCGCACGGCCTGAAGATCATTATCGACATCGTGCCCAACCACGTGTCGTCCGCGCATCCGTGGTTCCAGGCCGCGTTGGCCTCCCCGGACGCGCCGGAGCGGGAACTGTTCTGGTTCCGGCCCGGCCCGTCGCGGCCCACCGACTGGGAGGGCGAGTTCGGCGGGCCGACCTGGACACAGACCGCGGACGGCGCCTGGTACCTGCACCTGTTCGACAAGGCACAGCCGGACCTCAACTGGAACCACCCGCGGGTACGCGAGGAACACCTCGACATCCTGCGCTTCTGGCTGGACCGGGGCGTGGACGGCTTCCGGGTCGACTCGGCCGCGCTGCTGGTCAAGGACCCCGCGCTGCCGCCGGTGTCACCGGGATCGCCGCACCCGTTCCACGATCTCGACGGCGTGCACGAGATCTACCGTTCGTGGCGGCGGCTGATCGACTCGTACGGCGGGGATCGGACGTTGATCGGCGAGGTGTGGCTCCCGTCACCCGAGCGATTCGCCCGGTATCTGCGGCCGGACGAGATGCACTCCGCGTTCAACCTCGAGTTTCTGTGCAGTCCGTGGGACGCGACCCGGTTGCGGGAGATCATCGACGAGACGATCCGCGTGCACGAGCCGCTCGGCGCGGTCGCCACCTGGGTGCTCTCCAACCACGACGTGACCCGGCCGGTCACCCGCTACGGGCGCGCGGAGACCGGCTTCAGCTTCGCGGCCAAGCGCGAGGGCACCCCCACCGACCTGCGCCTCGGTACGGTCCGGGCGCGCGCGGCCGCGCTGCTCAGCCTCGCGCTGCCCGGCGCCGCCTACCTCTATCAGGGCGAGGAGCTCGGGCTGGAGGAGGTCGAGGACATCCCACCGGCGCTCCGGCAGGACCCGATGTGGCACCGCTCCGGCCACCGTGACCCAGGCCGGGACGGGTGCCGGGTGCCGCTGCCCTGGTCGGGCGAGGAACCGCCGTTCGGGTTCGGCGCCGGGACGCCGTGGCTGCCGCAACCGCACGCGTGGAAGGACCGGACCGTCGCGGTACAGCGCGCGGACCCGGCGTCGATGCTGTCGCTCTACCGGTCCGCGCTGCGGCTGCGCCGGTCTGTCCCCGCCGCTCCGCTGGTCTGGCTGGACTCCGCGCCGGACGTGCTGGCGTTCCGGCGCGGCGACTTCGCCTGCGTGGCCAACCTGTCGGCCGTGCCGGTGCCGTTCGACGGGGACGTGCGCCTGGCCAGCGGGCCGCTGGAGGACGGTCTGCTGCCGCCGGACACCACGGTCTGGCTCGCTCTTTAG
- a CDS encoding serine hydrolase domain-containing protein, with amino-acid sequence MRSAFSALLGSGAETGAALTVIHDGTVVAELYGGWRDAGLSEPWTPDTLAGVYSVGKPVAALCVLLLVARGRLDLDDPVTRHWPSFSVPSVTVRQLLDHTAGLVAFPPGLPATAFADWDLLTSSLAATPPAWEPGTVAGEFALTYGHPLGELVRRVDGRTLGTFLREEIAVPWDLDLAFGLSPSQIARCADLVPAWPADPLGEPGSWKHRALSSPPARPPRRSSTVHCGALPRFPPSTCTARRPRWPASTRSSPRSSRRA; translated from the coding sequence TTGCGCAGCGCCTTCTCCGCGCTGCTCGGCTCCGGCGCGGAAACCGGCGCGGCCCTCACCGTCATCCACGACGGCACCGTCGTGGCCGAGCTGTACGGCGGATGGCGGGACGCCGGCCTTTCCGAGCCGTGGACGCCGGACACGCTGGCCGGCGTCTACTCCGTCGGCAAGCCGGTGGCCGCGCTGTGCGTGCTGCTACTGGTCGCGCGCGGCCGCCTGGACCTGGACGACCCGGTGACCCGCCACTGGCCGTCATTCAGCGTGCCGTCGGTCACCGTCCGCCAGCTGCTCGACCACACGGCCGGTCTGGTCGCGTTCCCGCCCGGCCTGCCCGCCACCGCGTTCGCCGACTGGGACCTGCTCACGTCCTCGCTGGCGGCCACGCCACCGGCCTGGGAGCCCGGGACGGTGGCGGGCGAGTTCGCGCTGACCTACGGACATCCGCTCGGCGAGCTGGTGCGGCGGGTCGACGGCCGCACGCTCGGCACGTTCCTGCGGGAGGAGATCGCCGTACCGTGGGATCTGGATCTGGCCTTCGGCCTGTCCCCGTCGCAGATCGCGCGATGCGCCGACCTGGTCCCGGCGTGGCCCGCTGATCCACTGGGCGAGCCCGGCAGCTGGAAACACCGAGCCCTCTCCTCCCCGCCGGCGCGACCTCCGCGGCGGTCGTCAACGGTCCACTGTGGCGCACTACCGAGATTCCCGCCGTCAACCTGCACAGCACGGCGACCGCGCTGGCCCGCCTCTACTCGCTCCTCCCCGAGATCCTCCCGCCGAGCCTGA
- a CDS encoding LacI family DNA-binding transcriptional regulator has protein sequence MTRRLTEVAKKAGVSEATVSRVLNGREGVSETTRIAVLTALDVLGYERPTKLRGERARLVGLVLPELQNPIFPALAEAVTGALVQRGFSPVLCARTIGGVSEVEFLDMLLEHQVSGVIFAGGNYAMADASHEHYRKLTDRGLPAVLVNAGVDGLGFPLVSTDDAEAVEQGLAHLVSLGHTRIGALLGPADHVPSRRKLAAAESAVAAHDGRVRLDVERSSFSTEGGRAAAAKLVKRGVTGILCASDVLALGAVRAVRRLGLRVPQDVSVVGFDDSALMNSVDPPLTTVRQPIEAMGQYVVELLVQQINGAVIAADELLFEPELVVRSSTAPAPRS, from the coding sequence GTGACGAGACGACTGACCGAGGTGGCGAAGAAGGCCGGCGTCAGCGAGGCAACCGTGAGCCGGGTGCTGAACGGGCGCGAGGGAGTCTCCGAGACGACCCGCATCGCGGTACTGACCGCGCTCGACGTGCTCGGCTACGAGCGGCCGACGAAGCTTCGCGGCGAGCGAGCCCGGCTGGTCGGCCTGGTTCTGCCCGAGCTGCAGAACCCGATATTCCCCGCGCTGGCCGAGGCGGTGACCGGCGCGCTGGTGCAGCGGGGCTTCTCACCGGTGCTGTGCGCGCGCACGATCGGCGGCGTCTCCGAGGTCGAGTTCCTGGACATGCTGCTGGAGCACCAGGTCTCCGGCGTCATCTTCGCCGGTGGCAACTATGCGATGGCGGACGCGTCGCACGAGCACTACCGGAAGCTGACCGACCGTGGCCTGCCGGCCGTGCTGGTCAACGCGGGCGTCGACGGGCTCGGCTTCCCGCTGGTGTCCACGGACGACGCGGAGGCGGTCGAGCAAGGGCTCGCCCATCTGGTGTCGCTCGGGCACACCCGGATCGGCGCGCTGCTCGGGCCGGCCGACCACGTGCCGTCCCGGCGGAAGCTGGCCGCGGCCGAGTCCGCGGTGGCGGCGCACGACGGGCGGGTCCGGCTGGACGTGGAGCGGTCGAGCTTCTCCACCGAGGGCGGGCGGGCCGCCGCGGCGAAGCTGGTGAAGCGGGGCGTCACCGGCATCCTGTGCGCGAGCGACGTGCTGGCGCTGGGGGCGGTCCGTGCGGTGCGCCGGCTCGGGCTGCGGGTGCCGCAGGACGTTTCCGTGGTCGGGTTCGACGACTCCGCGCTGATGAACAGCGTGGACCCGCCACTGACCACGGTGCGCCAGCCGATCGAGGCGATGGGGCAGTACGTGGTGGAGCTGCTGGTGCAGCAGATCAACGGTGCGGTGATCGCGGCGGACGAGCTGCTGTTCGAGCCGGAACTGGTGGTGCGCAGCTCGACCGCACCGGCACCGAGGAGCTAG
- a CDS encoding carbohydrate ABC transporter permease translates to MAVLSAAERTQRLSPPDPGRLPRSGRLRRVIGDNLLAYAFMAGGLACFALFSWYPLVRGIVLSFQQDNFVTDPYWVGTENYALLFTDPLFWTAWRNTLVFTGLALVLGYLVPLFLAILLNELRHLKGFFRVAVYLPVMLPPIVVVLLWRYFYDPGNGLFNTILSGVGLPTSQWTQSPSTALFSLVLVSTWANLGGATLMYLAGLQGIPGELYEAAELDGASVWQRLWHVTVPQLRFLMLVLLLLQIIATMQVFIEPYQLTGTTNPDTITVMVLIYRYAFTVNNDFGLAAAMSVTLFVVLAAFSAVYLRLTRSQES, encoded by the coding sequence ATGGCGGTCCTGTCGGCCGCGGAACGGACCCAGCGGCTCAGCCCGCCCGATCCGGGAAGACTGCCGCGCAGCGGGCGGCTGCGGCGGGTGATCGGCGACAATCTGCTGGCCTATGCGTTCATGGCCGGCGGGCTCGCGTGTTTCGCGCTGTTCTCCTGGTACCCGCTGGTCCGCGGCATCGTCCTGAGCTTCCAGCAGGACAACTTCGTGACCGATCCCTATTGGGTCGGCACCGAGAACTACGCTCTGCTGTTCACGGACCCGCTGTTCTGGACCGCGTGGCGGAACACGCTCGTCTTCACCGGCCTCGCGCTGGTCCTCGGCTATCTGGTGCCGCTGTTCCTGGCGATCCTGCTGAACGAGCTGCGGCACCTGAAAGGATTCTTCCGGGTCGCGGTCTATCTGCCGGTGATGCTGCCGCCGATCGTGGTGGTGCTGCTCTGGCGCTATTTCTACGACCCGGGGAACGGGCTGTTCAACACGATTCTCTCCGGCGTGGGCCTGCCCACCTCGCAGTGGACACAGTCGCCGAGCACCGCGCTGTTCTCGCTGGTGCTGGTGTCGACGTGGGCGAACCTGGGCGGCGCCACGCTGATGTACCTCGCGGGGTTGCAGGGCATTCCGGGGGAGCTGTACGAGGCGGCGGAACTGGACGGCGCGTCGGTCTGGCAGCGGCTGTGGCACGTGACCGTTCCGCAGTTGCGGTTCCTGATGCTGGTGCTGCTGCTGTTGCAGATCATCGCGACCATGCAGGTCTTCATCGAGCCCTATCAGCTGACCGGCACCACGAATCCGGACACCATCACGGTGATGGTGCTGATCTACCGGTACGCGTTCACGGTGAACAACGACTTCGGCCTGGCCGCCGCGATGAGCGTGACGCTGTTCGTGGTGCTGGCCGCGTTCTCCGCGGTCTATCTGCGGCTCACCCGAAGCCAGGAGTCCTGA
- a CDS encoding cell division protein SepF, translated as MVKTLRPQSYNEVFYVGHYFREGIAVVMDLTSLTDEEATPLVDFAAGLIVGRGGEMERLATKIFLLRPPGMTEADLPDVPIVAPQPMSRGGL; from the coding sequence ATGGTCAAGACCCTGCGTCCACAGAGCTACAACGAGGTGTTCTACGTCGGGCACTACTTCCGCGAGGGGATCGCGGTCGTGATGGACCTGACCAGCCTGACGGACGAGGAGGCCACGCCGCTGGTCGACTTCGCGGCGGGCCTCATCGTCGGGCGAGGTGGGGAGATGGAACGTCTCGCCACCAAGATCTTTCTGCTGCGGCCGCCCGGCATGACCGAGGCAGATCTGCCGGACGTCCCGATCGTGGCGCCCCAGCCGATGTCCCGCGGCGGTCTATGA
- a CDS encoding GNAT family N-acetyltransferase, translating to MNGSSTPRPRRATLDDVRSVVYLLELMHDENATARDTGPEDAALLAEILAQTGRELLVIEDPDGRVAGTVDVVITRNLSRNRSPWAIVENLVVRPEERGRGYGRALMEEAARIATAAGCYKIQLVSNNARREAHGLYRSLGFNADVSGFRRYLSPVRHY from the coding sequence GCGACGCTCGACGACGTGCGGTCGGTCGTGTACCTGCTCGAACTGATGCACGACGAGAACGCGACCGCACGCGACACCGGCCCGGAGGATGCCGCGCTGCTGGCCGAGATCCTGGCGCAGACCGGGCGCGAGCTGCTGGTCATCGAGGACCCGGACGGCCGGGTCGCGGGGACGGTCGACGTCGTCATCACCCGCAACCTCTCCCGGAACCGCAGCCCGTGGGCGATCGTGGAGAACCTGGTGGTACGCCCGGAGGAGCGCGGCAGGGGTTATGGCCGCGCGCTGATGGAGGAGGCGGCGAGGATCGCGACGGCCGCCGGCTGCTACAAGATCCAGCTCGTCTCCAACAACGCGCGCCGCGAGGCACACGGCCTCTACCGCTCGCTGGGCTTCAACGCCGACGTCTCCGGCTTCCGGCGGTATCTGAGCCCGGTCCGGCACTACTGA
- a CDS encoding dihydrolipoyl dehydrogenase family protein encodes MGQPEQVDVVVVGLGVGGEEAGGRLAAAGLSVVGIESRLVGGECPYYGCIPTKMMIRAGNALVEARRVAQLAGRSTVTADWAPVAKRIREEATDTWNDKVAVDRFTGKGGRFERGTAQIVGPNRVRVGTAEFVAQRGIVIATGTAPVVPPIDGLAGTPFWTNRDAVEVEQLPPSLVILGGGAIGVEFAQVFARFGVQVTLVEGADRVLAAEEPEASEVVATALRADNVQIHTGVRAERVRHDGARFVVGLSDGAEVSAVKLLVALGRRAELGELGLDEVGVDASGRFIEVDDRLRAGENVWAIGDVTGKGGFTHMAMYQADIVVRDILGQGGPGADYRALPRVTFTDPEVGAVGLTERQARERGLNVRVGMTDVSASSRGFIHGPGNAGVIKVVEDVDRGVLVGATSAGVTGGEVLSGLAVAVHGEVPVERLRNMIYAYPTFHRAIHEAVKALD; translated from the coding sequence ATGGGGCAGCCGGAGCAGGTCGATGTGGTCGTTGTCGGGCTCGGTGTGGGCGGTGAGGAGGCGGGTGGCCGGCTGGCCGCGGCCGGTCTCAGCGTGGTGGGCATCGAGAGCCGGCTGGTGGGCGGCGAGTGTCCGTACTACGGGTGCATCCCGACGAAGATGATGATCCGGGCGGGGAACGCGCTGGTCGAGGCACGCCGGGTGGCGCAGCTCGCGGGGCGGTCGACCGTCACGGCGGACTGGGCGCCGGTGGCGAAGCGGATCCGTGAGGAGGCGACCGACACCTGGAACGACAAGGTGGCGGTGGACCGGTTCACGGGGAAGGGCGGGCGGTTCGAGCGCGGCACGGCGCAGATCGTCGGGCCGAACCGGGTGCGGGTCGGCACCGCCGAGTTCGTGGCGCAGCGCGGCATCGTGATCGCGACCGGGACGGCGCCGGTGGTGCCGCCGATCGACGGGCTGGCCGGCACGCCGTTCTGGACGAACCGGGACGCGGTCGAGGTCGAGCAGCTGCCGCCGTCGCTGGTGATTCTGGGTGGCGGCGCGATCGGCGTCGAGTTCGCCCAGGTGTTCGCGCGCTTCGGCGTGCAGGTGACCCTGGTGGAGGGCGCGGACCGGGTGCTGGCCGCCGAGGAGCCGGAGGCCTCCGAGGTGGTGGCGACGGCCCTGCGGGCCGACAACGTCCAGATCCACACGGGGGTACGGGCGGAGCGCGTCCGGCACGACGGGGCCCGTTTCGTGGTGGGCCTGTCCGACGGCGCCGAGGTGTCCGCGGTGAAGCTCCTGGTGGCGCTGGGCCGGAGGGCGGAGCTGGGTGAGCTGGGCCTGGACGAGGTGGGTGTGGACGCGTCCGGCCGGTTCATCGAGGTCGACGACCGGCTGCGCGCGGGTGAGAACGTGTGGGCGATCGGCGACGTGACCGGCAAGGGTGGGTTCACGCACATGGCGATGTACCAGGCGGACATCGTGGTGCGGGACATTCTGGGCCAGGGTGGGCCGGGTGCGGACTACCGGGCGCTGCCGCGGGTGACGTTCACGGACCCGGAGGTCGGCGCGGTCGGGCTGACCGAGCGTCAGGCGCGGGAGCGCGGGCTGAACGTGCGGGTCGGGATGACGGACGTGTCCGCGTCGTCGCGCGGTTTCATCCACGGGCCGGGCAACGCGGGTGTGATCAAGGTGGTCGAGGACGTGGACCGGGGTGTGCTGGTCGGTGCCACGTCCGCGGGGGTGACCGGCGGTGAGGTGTTGAGCGGTCTGGCCGTGGCGGTGCACGGCGAGGTGCCGGTGGAGCGCCTTCGGAACATGATCTACGCGTACCCGACGTTCCACCGTGCCATCCACGAGGCCGTCAAGGCGCTTGACTGA
- a CDS encoding MerR family DNA-binding transcriptional regulator has translation MRTIGEMARASGLTISALRFYDGAGVLSPAFVDPHNGYRRYAAGQVPAARLVAGLRRVGMPLSQITAMLDRHDDRPGMHALLDAHLRRLEDGLTDARRELSRIHRMIDGDLDLVEDLMTELTVPADGLRAALAAVRYAAGNDPELPTLSGVLIELLDGALRLVATDRYRMAIADVPLTDLTGPDTGVVAPLPLVDALVPLLAAGTPVRMSLSASEIAFAVGGHGLSGAPAPGEFPDYRRALAARAGEPLRVSVDAAALRRDVAAAPTVRHENATVMVLTIGADGSVEAGAPDRPHRVAVNQEFLLAALDAGGPGQLVLELDGPIMPLALRGPDSFAVVMPVRL, from the coding sequence CTGCGCACGATCGGCGAGATGGCGCGGGCCAGCGGGCTGACCATCAGCGCGCTGCGCTTCTACGACGGAGCCGGCGTGCTCAGCCCCGCGTTCGTCGACCCGCACAACGGCTACCGGCGGTACGCGGCCGGCCAGGTCCCGGCCGCGCGCCTGGTGGCCGGGCTGCGCCGGGTCGGCATGCCGCTGTCGCAGATCACCGCGATGCTGGACCGGCACGACGACCGGCCCGGCATGCACGCGCTCCTCGACGCGCACCTACGGCGCCTTGAGGACGGTCTGACGGACGCCCGGCGGGAGCTCTCCCGGATTCACCGGATGATCGACGGCGATCTGGATCTCGTGGAGGACCTCATGACCGAACTGACCGTCCCGGCCGACGGGTTGCGCGCCGCACTCGCGGCCGTCCGCTACGCCGCCGGGAACGACCCGGAGCTGCCCACGCTCAGCGGCGTCCTCATCGAGCTGCTGGACGGCGCGCTGCGGCTGGTCGCCACCGACCGGTACCGGATGGCGATCGCGGACGTGCCGCTCACCGACCTGACCGGCCCGGACACCGGCGTGGTCGCGCCGCTGCCGCTGGTCGACGCGCTGGTGCCGCTGCTCGCCGCAGGCACGCCGGTACGGATGTCGCTGTCCGCGTCGGAGATCGCGTTCGCGGTCGGCGGGCACGGGTTGAGCGGGGCGCCGGCGCCCGGCGAGTTCCCGGACTACCGGCGGGCGCTCGCGGCCAGGGCGGGGGAGCCGCTGCGGGTCAGCGTGGACGCGGCGGCACTGCGGCGGGACGTCGCGGCCGCGCCCACGGTGCGGCACGAGAACGCGACCGTGATGGTGCTGACCATCGGTGCGGACGGGTCGGTCGAGGCGGGCGCACCGGATCGCCCGCACCGGGTCGCGGTGAATCAGGAGTTCCTGCTGGCGGCGCTGGACGCGGGCGGGCCGGGACAGCTCGTGCTGGAACTGGACGGGCCGATCATGCCGTTGGCGCTGCGCGGCCCGGACTCGTTCGCGGTCGTGATGCCGGTCCGCCTTTGA
- a CDS encoding carbohydrate ABC transporter permease — translation MRTLISETEIRRHRALYFFVLGAVTIAFTLAFLFPVYWMVTGALKTPVELAQPIPTLIPESFQPASYADAWSRMEIARYFANTVVYAFGGWLFILVLDVAVAYALSKLRPVLGNVILGGMLASLMLPASALLIPAYLTVTDVPLLGVNLLNTPWALWLPAVANAFNIYVLKRFFDQIPNDLLDAAAIDGAGRLRVLWSVVLPLSRPVLGVVSIFAIIGIWKDFLWPLLVLPEPAAQTLSVALSRLSLTSQVPLNMMLAGLVIASVPMIVIFLIFQRSIIGGLSAGAMKG, via the coding sequence ATGCGCACGCTCATCTCGGAGACGGAGATCCGCCGGCACCGCGCGCTCTATTTCTTCGTGCTCGGCGCCGTGACGATCGCGTTCACGCTGGCGTTCCTGTTCCCGGTCTACTGGATGGTGACCGGCGCGCTGAAAACGCCGGTCGAGCTGGCCCAGCCGATTCCCACGCTGATTCCGGAGAGCTTCCAGCCGGCGTCCTACGCGGACGCGTGGAGCCGGATGGAGATCGCCCGCTACTTCGCCAACACCGTGGTCTACGCGTTCGGCGGCTGGCTGTTCATCCTGGTCCTGGACGTGGCGGTGGCGTACGCGCTGTCCAAGCTACGGCCGGTGCTGGGCAACGTGATCCTTGGCGGCATGCTGGCCAGTCTGATGCTGCCCGCGTCCGCGCTGCTCATCCCCGCCTACCTGACCGTGACGGACGTGCCGCTGCTCGGCGTGAACCTGCTGAACACGCCGTGGGCACTGTGGCTGCCCGCGGTGGCGAACGCGTTCAACATCTACGTGCTGAAGCGGTTCTTCGACCAGATCCCGAACGACCTGCTGGACGCGGCCGCGATCGACGGCGCGGGCCGGCTGCGGGTGCTGTGGTCGGTGGTGCTGCCGCTGTCCCGCCCGGTGCTCGGTGTGGTCTCGATCTTCGCGATCATCGGCATCTGGAAGGACTTCCTCTGGCCGCTGCTGGTGCTGCCGGAACCGGCCGCGCAGACGCTCAGCGTGGCGCTGTCCCGGCTGTCGCTGACCAGCCAGGTGCCGTTGAACATGATGCTCGCGGGCCTGGTGATCGCCAGCGTCCCGATGATCGTCATCTTTCTGATCTTCCAGCGCAGCATCATCGGGGGCCTCTCGGCCGGGGCAATGAAGGGTTGA
- a CDS encoding VOC family protein — translation MAYDFQVAIDSANPHAQADWWAETLGWTVEPQDATFIKSMIDQGYATEAETTTHHGALVWASGAAIRHPSTDRRVLFQTAPEAKTVKNRVHLDVRVGDEKREAEVERLTARGATFLWRGQQGPHSWVTMADPEGNEFCVA, via the coding sequence ATGGCATACGACTTCCAGGTGGCGATCGACAGCGCGAACCCGCACGCCCAGGCGGACTGGTGGGCGGAGACGCTCGGCTGGACCGTCGAGCCGCAGGACGCGACATTCATCAAATCCATGATCGACCAGGGGTACGCGACCGAGGCCGAGACCACCACGCATCACGGCGCGCTGGTCTGGGCCTCGGGCGCGGCCATCCGGCACCCGTCGACCGACCGGCGCGTGCTGTTCCAGACCGCGCCCGAGGCGAAGACCGTGAAGAACCGCGTCCACCTCGACGTGCGCGTCGGTGACGAGAAGCGCGAGGCCGAGGTCGAGCGGCTCACCGCGCGCGGCGCCACGTTCCTCTGGCGCGGGCAGCAGGGACCGCACTCCTGGGTCACCATGGCCGACCCCGAGGGCAACGAGTTCTGCGTGGCTTGA